GAGGCCGGTGGCGTCGCGCTGGCGCGCCATGAGCACGTGGAGCGCGCCGGCGAGCGTCGCGCCGTATTCGAGCTTGGTGATGCCGGCGTGCCCGGCGTACCGCATCGAGGCGGAGGTGTCGAGCGCGACGTAGTGCCGGAGGTTCGTTTCCTCCTCGTAGCGCTTGACGACGAGCCGGTCGCTCCGCCCGTACACCTTCCAATCGACGTGCCGGAGCGGGTCGCCGGGGTTGTAGGCGCGGTGTTCGGCGAACTCGACGGAGAAGCCGTGATACGGGCTCTTGTGGAGGCCCGTGATGAAGCCCTCGACGACGCTCCGCGCGCGGAGCTCGAACGAGTCGATCTGCGCGAGCTCGGAGGGGGAGAGGAGGGAGGCGTCGGCCATCAGGGCAGGGTAACGACGCCGCAGCGTCGGCGGTGTGCCCACTAATCTGCGTGGCTCGCCCGCCGATATCTCCGGCATGGCCGCGCTCAGCCTGCCTCGGAAGGAGCACGTGACGCCGTACCTACTCGGGGTCGGGCTGCTGCCGCTGTGCGCGCTGTTCGCGTTCGGCGAGCACACCGATGACCCGAGCCCTCTGTGGGTGCTGTTTCACGCCTGGGACCTGATCGTCCACGAGGCGGGCCACGTCGTCTTGCGCTGGTTCGGGACGACGGTCCACGCGGCCGGCGGATCGATGCTCCAGTTGATGCTGCCGGCGCTGTTCGTCTACCAGGGCGTGTACTGGAGCCACCGCGTCGGGACGCAACTGGCCCTGCTCCTGCTCGGGCAGAACTTCGTCGACGTGTCGATCTACGCGGCCGACGCGCAGGCGCGGGCGCTCCCGCTCCTCGGCGGCGACCGGGTGTTCCACGACTGGCACGTGATCCTATCGAACCTCGGACTGCTGGAGGCGGCGCCCCTGATCGCGGGCGGGCTGTACGCGCTCGCGTTCGTGACGTGGGGCGTGATGCTGCTCGTCCCGCGCTGGATCCTCTAGCCCGCTCCGCCTCGGCGCCGAGGCGGCCGCACTCGTGGGGCAGCGGCGGTAGCTTGGCGCCATGCCGCCGCCCGACCCGGTCAAGGCCCACCTCATGGACGCCGCCGACATGGCCCGGACGCTCGACCGTCTGGCCCGGCAGGTCGTCGAGGAACTCGACGACGAGGCCGCGCCTGCCGACCGGCTCGCACTCGTGGGGATGCAGACCCGGGGCGTCCACCTCGCGCGGCGGCTCCGGGACCGGATCGAGGCCATCGAGGGCGTCCGCCTCCCGTTCGGCGTGCTCGACGCGACGTTCTACCGCGACGACGTCGGCCTCGGGACGGGGCGCCCGACCCCCATCGTCCAGCCGACAGACATCCCCTTCCGCCTCGATGGCCGTCGCCTCGTGCTCGTCGACGACGTCGTGTACACGGGCCGGACGACGCGGGCCGCGCTCGACGCGCTCGTGGACATGGGGCGGCCCGCCTCGGTGCGCCTGCTGGCGTTCGTGGACCGCGGCCTCCGCGAACTGCCCGTCGCGCCCGATTACGTGGGGCGGCACGTCCCGACGGCGCCCGGCGAGCTCGTCCGCGTCCGGCTCGACGAAGAGGACGGCGAGGACGGCGTCTGGCTGGTCGAGAAATCCTGAGCCCGTGAGCGAGATCGCCCCCGCCGAGTCCCTCCGCCACCGCCACCTCCTCGGGCTGGCGGACTACGACGCCGACGAGATCCGCCTGCTCCTGTCGACGGCGCGCGCCTTCCGCGACGTGCTCGACCGGCCCATCAAACGGGTCCCGTCCTTGCGCGGGGTCACGTGCTGCAACCTGTTCTTCGAGAACTCGACGCGCACGCGGCTCTCGTTCGAGCTGGCCGAGAAACGGCTCTCGGCCGACGTCATGAACTTCTCCGCCTCCGGGTCGAGCGTGTCGAAGGGCGAGACGCTCAAGGACACGGCTCGCAACATCGAGGCGATGAAGGTGGACCTCGCCGTGATCCGCCACCGCTCGGCCGGCGCGGCCCACTTCCTCACGCGGTGCATCGACGGGATCGTGGTGAACGCGGGCGACGGGCAGCACGAGCACCCGACGCAGGCGCTCCTCGACGCGCTCACGATCTCGACGCTCGCCGTGCCCGGCCGCGACGGCCTCGGCGTCTTCGACTTCTCCGGCCTCCGCGTGACGATCCTCGGCGACATCGCGCACAGCCGCGTCGCCCGCTCCAACGTCTATGGCCTGACGGCGCTCGGCGCGCACGTCACGCTCTGCGGCCCGCGCACGATGATGCCGATGGAGGTGGTGGCCGCCCTCGACGGCCGCGCCGTGACCGTCACGGACCGCCTCGACGAGGCCCTCGACGGGTGCGACGTGGCGATGGCCCTCCGCATCCAGCTCGAGCGCCAGGGCACGGACGTCGGCCTGACGCCGTCGCTGCGGGAGTACCACACGATGTACGGCATCCGCCCCGAGCACCTCGAGCAGAATCCCGACCTCTGGGTGATGCACCCCGGCCCCGTCAACCGCGGCGTTGAGCTGGCCGGCGAGGTCGTCGACTCGGACCGGTCGGTGATCCTGAGCCAGGTGACGAACGGCGTGGCCGTGCGGATGGCGGTCCTCTACCTCCTCGCCGGCGCGGACTCGTTCACCGACGCGGAGGCCGGGGCGTGACCTTTCTGAACTGTCATCCTGAACGCAGTGAAGGATCTCTGCGCCATCGCCTCGCCCCTCGTGTCCAGGAGCGACGCCCGCCGGCGTCTCCGTCGAGATCCTTCGCTGCGCTCAGGATGACAAGGTGGTGCGGTTTCGTCCATGCCCTCGCCGTCGGGCTGGCGGTCGCCGCCAGCGCCGCGTGCGCGCAGCCGACGCCGCCCGCCTCGGGAGACCCATCGGAGGGGCCGAACCCAGAGCGGACGATCGCGCTGACGGTCGACGACCTTCCGGTCGGGCGGGGTCACCCGCTGGCGTGGCAGCAGCGCGTCACGCGCGACCTCGTCCGCCAGATCACCGAGGCGGGCGTGCCGGCGACGGGGTTCGTCAACGAGGGGAAGCTCGACGTGGAGGGAGAACGCGACGACCGGACGGCGCTCCTCCAGGCGTGGGTCGACGCCGGGCTCGACCTCGGCAACCACACCTACGGCCACCCGTCCCTCTTCGACACGCCGCTCGACGCGTTCCAGGACCACGTCCGGCGCGGCGACGCCGTCACGAACCGGCTGCTGGCCGCGCGCGGTGACTCGGCGCGCTACTTCCGCCACCCGTACCTCAACGTGGGGCCGGACCGGGAGACGAAAGACGCCTTCGAGGCGTGGCTCGCGGACGAGGGCTACACGATCGCGCCCGTCACCCACGACAACGCCGAGTACGTCTACGCGCTCGCCTACGACCACGCGCTCGACGCCGGTGACTCCGCGCTCCAGAATCGCATCGCCGACGCCTACGTCGCCTACATGGAGTCGACGGCGGCCTATTTCGAGGGGCTGGCCGACGACCTGTTCGGGCGCGAGATGGCCCACGTCCTCCTGGTCCACGCCAACGCCCTCAACGCCGACCACCTCGACCGACTGGTCGGGATGTTCCGCGGGCGCGGCTACCGGTTCGTGTCGCTCGACGAGGCGCTGGAAGACCCGGCCTACGCTTCTGAGGACACGTACACCGGCCGGGCGGGGATGTCGTGGCTCCAGCGGTGGGCCATCACGCGCGGCGTCCGGTTCGAATCCGAGCCGCACCCGGATCCCTGGGTGGAGGACGTGGCGTATCCGGGCCAATGAGCAACGACCTCGTGACCGTCGGCTGGCAGGAGTGGCTGGCCTTTCCAGAGATGGGCCTGCCGGCCGTCCGTGCCAAGATCGACACCGGCGCGCGGACGTCGGCGCTCCACGCCCACGACGTCGAGCACGTCGAGCGCGACGGCGAGACGGTCGTCCGCTTCCTCGTCAACCCGCTCTTCAAGGGGCGGAAGCTGGCGGTCCCCTGCGAGGCGCCCATCGTCGACGAGCGCGAGGTGACGTCGTCGAACGGGCACACCGAGCTGCGGATCGTGGTCGAGGCCATGCTCCGCCTCGGTCTCGCTGCCGACGCCCCCGAGTGGCCCGTCGAACTCACGCTGACGGATCGGCGTGGGATGCGCTTCCCGATGCTCCTCGGCCGCGAGGCCATGTCCGGCCGCGTCCTCGTCGACTCCGGCGCGTCGTTCCGCCTCGGCCGCCCCGACCACCCCGGCGCGTTTTACGAATAGCGACCGCCTCCCGGTTTTCGGAGCGGGTGCACGCGGCGCGGGATCGGGCCGCCGTACGCTCCGGGACCGCTCCCAATCCATCGGCTCCCCTCCATGCGTCTCGCCATTCTCTCCCGGAACCCCGAGCTCTACTCGACCCGCCGGCTCGTCGAGGCCGCCGAGGCGCGGGGGCACGAGGTCCAGATCCTCGACACGCTCCGCTGCACGGCCCACCTCACCGACAAGGGGCCCGAAGTCCACTACCACGGCGAGCCTCTGAGCCCGCCCGACGCGATCATCCCGCGGATCGGGTCGTCGATCACGTTCTACGGGCTCTCCATCGTCCGCCAGTTCGAGGCCATGGGCGTCTGGACGCTCAACGGGGCCGTCGCGATCACGCGGAGCCGCGACAAGCTCCGGGCCCACCAGTTCCTCGCCAAGAAGGGGATCGCGCTGCCGCGCACGGCCTTCGCCCACAAGGCCGACGACGCGGCCGACCTCATCACGTCGGTCGGCGGGCCGCCATGCATCGTCAAGCTCCTCGAGGGGACGCAGGGCGTCGGCGTGGTCCTCTGCGAGACGAAGAAGGCGGCCGAGAGCGTGATCCAGGCGTTCCGCGGAATGAAAGC
This sequence is a window from Rubrivirga marina. Protein-coding genes within it:
- the pyrR gene encoding bifunctional pyr operon transcriptional regulator/uracil phosphoribosyltransferase PyrR — encoded protein: MPPPDPVKAHLMDAADMARTLDRLARQVVEELDDEAAPADRLALVGMQTRGVHLARRLRDRIEAIEGVRLPFGVLDATFYRDDVGLGTGRPTPIVQPTDIPFRLDGRRLVLVDDVVYTGRTTRAALDALVDMGRPASVRLLAFVDRGLRELPVAPDYVGRHVPTAPGELVRVRLDEEDGEDGVWLVEKS
- a CDS encoding aspartate carbamoyltransferase catalytic subunit, coding for MSEIAPAESLRHRHLLGLADYDADEIRLLLSTARAFRDVLDRPIKRVPSLRGVTCCNLFFENSTRTRLSFELAEKRLSADVMNFSASGSSVSKGETLKDTARNIEAMKVDLAVIRHRSAGAAHFLTRCIDGIVVNAGDGQHEHPTQALLDALTISTLAVPGRDGLGVFDFSGLRVTILGDIAHSRVARSNVYGLTALGAHVTLCGPRTMMPMEVVAALDGRAVTVTDRLDEALDGCDVAMALRIQLERQGTDVGLTPSLREYHTMYGIRPEHLEQNPDLWVMHPGPVNRGVELAGEVVDSDRSVILSQVTNGVAVRMAVLYLLAGADSFTDAEAGA
- a CDS encoding polysaccharide deacetylase family protein: MTRWCGFVHALAVGLAVAASAACAQPTPPASGDPSEGPNPERTIALTVDDLPVGRGHPLAWQQRVTRDLVRQITEAGVPATGFVNEGKLDVEGERDDRTALLQAWVDAGLDLGNHTYGHPSLFDTPLDAFQDHVRRGDAVTNRLLAARGDSARYFRHPYLNVGPDRETKDAFEAWLADEGYTIAPVTHDNAEYVYALAYDHALDAGDSALQNRIADAYVAYMESTAAYFEGLADDLFGREMAHVLLVHANALNADHLDRLVGMFRGRGYRFVSLDEALEDPAYASEDTYTGRAGMSWLQRWAITRGVRFESEPHPDPWVEDVAYPGQ
- a CDS encoding ATP-dependent zinc protease family protein, with amino-acid sequence MSNDLVTVGWQEWLAFPEMGLPAVRAKIDTGARTSALHAHDVEHVERDGETVVRFLVNPLFKGRKLAVPCEAPIVDEREVTSSNGHTELRIVVEAMLRLGLAADAPEWPVELTLTDRRGMRFPMLLGREAMSGRVLVDSGASFRLGRPDHPGAFYE
- the rimK gene encoding 30S ribosomal protein S6--L-glutamate ligase — its product is MRLAILSRNPELYSTRRLVEAAEARGHEVQILDTLRCTAHLTDKGPEVHYHGEPLSPPDAIIPRIGSSITFYGLSIVRQFEAMGVWTLNGAVAITRSRDKLRAHQFLAKKGIALPRTAFAHKADDAADLITSVGGPPCIVKLLEGTQGVGVVLCETKKAAESVIQAFRGMKAYLLVQEFIKEAGGADVRLFVVGDRVIAGMKRQGAEGEFRSNLHRGGSATSIKISPAERKTAVTACKALGLKVAGVDVLQSERGPLVLEVNSSPGLEGIETSTGKDVAGSVIQFVEKSLAAKAKPEAA